cttcacagacacattctagggatcttatattacatcttgtgaaaagggtaTATTATAGGTCCACTTTAACTAAATTCAATTTGattcaaataaaaaagtattttaaatacatttaacagtgtGTTTCTATTCCAAGTTACGAATTCAACTTCTGAACGAAATTGGAATATCGCATGAAACGTTTGCGAATAAAGCAATGTTTCCttcccatgtgttcaagagaacaaaatcgtcacttcctgggaaattgacccttcgcaaagacccgccccccttagttactgttgctttgtccgacaagccgtggcgcggTCACGCCACATGCAGTGAAACATACATCGCGGaacaaagaggacactgacaacacgtcgacagagcaggttacttatgatattaaagtcccagctttaaaaaagtgtgtaatttttaaagaaattcaagcTTTTTGtgtctctttaatgtgtcgtgacagatcgctgtagctcctcagctcaagcggctcgtgaaccgatcatctctttctactagttaatttatagcatcaaataaacatgaatgaacatcagaaggaatgtcgtttcaaatgcggaaagacgtaaatacacaccatttttcaatttcaagtccaccgaggttaatcttctaactccagactgctttgtcagacaaaatggcagattctgcgttatgattggttagatcgcttgtcaatcaatcaaactcccggcgaagggtcaattagtGCTAAAAATGGAAGTTTCTGCAGTCAGGCTCTTTTTCCCTCCATCATAAATGAGTTTGTCACAAAGCGTCAGACGAAACACAAACGCTGTCATGTGATCTTGCGTTTGGATGCTGGTGTTTGTGAACACAATCGTGTGAGGGAATTAAGgagggaattaaaccaaatcattctgatgacagactttgactcaaaaccaacatttgagatgctgcgaTGCGACTGGTCCGCTGGTTattccagttatccaatcacagcctCTGCTGAGGAAAACTCACAAGCTTTTGAGGGATTTccggtaaatgtgtttccatcgtagTTTATGCACAAAAACGTATCCACCTGATATACgtttttttatgtgctttttcataatttatgtgCATCTTGCTGTTTCCATCCCAAAATGCGCATTAAAAAACGCATATGTGACAATCAATTGCATTTACATTTCTCGTGATCCTAGGAACCTTTCCATCTGAAGATGCTTGAAATACGTTTGTGCCTACATatgatttatattatttataaaatctaGAAATGGCTGCTTCAAAGAAGCACAAAAAGGGCTAAATTATCTTTCATTTTGTTACAATTACTAGAAAGTCAAATAAGAGCATCATTTTGTTAGGATGCTGTGCGACCGTACTGTCGGCAGCACAATCAGAGATCGCTTAAATGTCACAGCATCATTTATTCTGGATGACAACTTAAATTCATTTAGCAATAAATCTCATGATCGCCCTTTACAGTATTGCTTTAATTAGTCTCTGAAGTACCCGAGGCACTCAAATATGCAATAAGAACACTAAAGTCACACATTTCAGACTAAAAACATACAAACCTGGTGTCAGACTAGGTGAAGCACAGTTATTTAACACAGATCTGTGTACAGGATGTGAGAGCCTGACCGCAGTCTGAATGACATGCAGCATCTGGTTTAATGTGAAGGAGTTAACTgaggaaaataaaattttatagcAGAGTTTGTCTGCTTTTATTCACCAAATCACTAACAAATTGCTGGGggaataaatacatacataaataaacattatttgagcTTTTGCAGAGCTTTAGCTGCCCCTCAATCACTACATCAGCAGGAGTAGAAGTCATTTGAAGTGATAAATAATGGaaataacttttaaaatagaatattatggAATAATAATGCAAAACAATATTGGGTTTTCAGTTTTCAAACCTGTTCGCATGTCTTTTTTCGGTCTAGTATCCACCTAAACAACATCTCTGCACGACATGCTTACATTAAACTCCAAAAACCCCGTCtgtttaataaataacattaaatataacGCAGAAATTAAACAGCTGCGTTAATTCAGCAGTTGTGTGATTAGCTGCTAACCTACATTAGCTTGCTTATGTTCTAAAAATAAGTATTTCTGCATATGATGTGCGTGTGATATTTAAGAATGATGGAAAAACTTTGGAAACTTGATGTATTtggttaatttttattaaatcgTAACGAACGTGAGCCGTTTTTCGCTCTTGAATGACTCGCGAGAGGAAAAAAACTGACAGGAAATGCCTCGCGCGCTATCACTaacctaaattacagtaaaagcactcgcgCGAGTCGCGAACGTCGATTTAAACCCCCGAAACGCATCCGATGCTACCTGTAAACGTTACCGATGCTCAAACGGCGGTGTTTTGGTAGAGGGTATATCGTTAAAGTGAGCGGAACTTACCCATGATGTTGATGTTCAAACGCCGCTTTAGAAACCGATCGCTCTTTGGCAGCCCTACATTCCCCTTGTTACCACTTCCGCAAAACTCTGCTACGCCAACGGCGTAGAGGCCGTTCACATGAATGGAGGATGATTACGCAAAGTACGTGCCTCAACTTTGGTGAATAGCCAGGCAAATCAATAAATCTCGCGATATTAAGTGCGCACGCACACCTCCCAGAGGCagatcagagagagagagagagagagagagagagagagagagagagagagagagagagagagagagagagagagagagagtgtttaggaaaaagaaaataatattttttcccccttatGACCTACATACTTGTATTACAAGCATACAAtcattaaatatgtattataatttattactttttactaCTTGGTATTTCAAAAGTTATACTTTTAGTTATCATTTTGTATTATATCAcatgtaaataatataaaaaagatGGACTAGACTTAactacatgtcttttaaacgtcACCAAAGCAATGTTTTATCTTTATAGCGAAGTTTTACAAAAGTTCACAAAagtccaaaaaataaaaaataataattatgtggTTGTTTTACTGAAAGAACAAAGcaattatacatacatttattatatcattatttattaatacatgCAAATTTGATGCCTTGCATAAGTGTATTTAGCTTTAAATGGAGAGAATTTAAAATTCGGACTTAAATGATGAgcttataaaataaaatctccTACAAAATCtcgtataaaaataataaatcttcTATtcgcattatattttaaaattaatggcTCCTAATGTAACTTAGAAGACAAcaacattaaaagaaaaaaaaatattatgataagaaaaaaaacaataaaagaaaaataatacacAAAAATGGTACATAATTACTATACTGTCAGCTGTCATTATATGTGTGATtagtaaaaataacattattaatattattattttcttatttccGCTACAGTACAGTGCGTTCTCGTCAAAGACTCTTGTTTTGACATTCAATGTTGCGCATGCGCAGTTTGTGTTGTGTGAAGCGCCATGTTCCAGTTTCAGCATGTTTCCGAATCTTCGCTGCTGTCACTGTATATGATCTGACATTTACCGGTAAGGTCATGGACATCGTTTATTTTTACTGAAACCTTGGCTTTTACCTGTGATAGCAAATCCCATAAAGTTCTTAGTAGAACCGGTATAAAACGATTGAGGAATGTGTTAAAGTTAAAGTGTGTGATTTTGTGTGTTGACCCACAGCACGGGAGCTGTCATGAGCCCCAGCCCCAGCCCGGGCTCTCCTGTCCCGCTGCCCCTCTCCCTGCAGAGGCTCTTCAGCCACGTGAAGATCGAGAACCTCATAGCAGGGCTCAGTGGAGGGGTGGCGTCCACACTGGTGCTGCATCCGCTGGATCTGGTCAAAATTAGGTTTGCAGGTATGTTTCCAAAAGCCTTTTTTGTGTTCataatgtacaaaaattatataattagcGATTACATCATGAATCCAAACCGTGTTTtggtcttatcctgaatcactatgtaataagtgtttatattcggactattttagACTGGTTCGGGTCGTACCACAGTACCTGCGTGACTCgtcatagacataaacagagaagTAGTTCCGGCTACGATGTTCTTATgcaagcccgtttccgccactaaaaaactaaaaaaaaaagattaaaaaaaagattaattgcgactttttacctcagaattctgactttttaagtttatatctcagaattctgactttttaagtttatatctcagaattgcgagatataaagtcataattatgagatataaagtcgcaattgcgagttaaaaagtcataattctgagataaaaaggcagaattgcgagataaaaagtcaggattctgagatataaagtcgtaattaatctttttttttttttttttttttttttttttttttggcggaaacgggcttccatatgTTCTTCCGCGAAACGGATgtagttctgtttattaaccgccaGAGCACCAAAAGTTtatcttagttcatgttaattccaACATTTACtgatgcattattaaaatcaatagTTGCATCTCAATTTAATGGACCagacaaatgtattgctcattgttagttaatgcattaactaatgttgtaCCTTATTGGCAAGTGTACCAATTGATTAATAAATCAGTTTTTGCTCTATCCCAGCATGCAGTTCTAAAATGTGTGGTGTGAgtaatgctgccttcatgtgctATCTTAATTATCATAAATGCGAGTTTCCTAGTCGGAAATTGGACatgaactcaaacttttattttgtatgcgattaattgtTTGATAGCCCTAAACTCGTATTTACTACTGGGAAACTCCGGAGATCATTATTCTTTTATTAGTTTTTCCACAACAGCTACGTCGCCTTGTCTTGATGTTAAAGTAGTGCATATTTACGTATATGAATAATCATTTGAAGtgtattgtatgttttatagACAGCAAAAATAGCCTGAATAAGCTTTCTGCTCAAGCATTTCGCTCTTTCCTGTATTGCAGTGAGTGATGGGCTGGACGTGAGACCGAAATACAATGGCATTCTGCATTGCATGAAGAGCATCTGGCACCAGGAGGGTCTCCGGGGTCTATATCAAGGCGTCACCCCCAATATTTGGGGTGCTGGAGCATCATGGGGGCTCTACTTTTTCTtgtatgtgtttattttgtatgcatttatcttgtgtgtatttaaaaacattattgttGGGGCAGTTTTTAACGAAAAGAGTCATATTAATTAGGTCAATTTAAAGATTTACCTTgttcttttgacatataagaggtttTTGTTCCATTAAAACATCCTGGAAGTGTCGTAGCTTAAAACATCCTCCTCATTATAAatgaagcatttatttaatcaagctccaaaaacagcTTGTTTTGATATTGAGAGATCTGTGACATCACACGGACAAACACATTTGCATATGCCCGCCTCCAGAGCACAACATCGACCAGTTATCGCATTATAGGCCCCGCCCACCGTAACTGTAAATGACGGTTTGATATGGATAtggttttcaaaacacttatgtgCAATAGTGAGTGGCCAATGATACTGTTTCATATGCAGTGATgttaaccaatcacaacagtgGGAGTTTCCTGATAAGCCTTAAAGGAGCCGCGCCTTAAAAATTGATCATTTCAGAGGCTCAGAATGAAGgttgaaaataattgtttttacgcatatatatattatatatatatatatatatataatataatatttaaaaaaaaaaattgtgcaaaaaatgataaataatgataaaaatccattAAATTTATGATTATGTACATAATTGGTACATAAATTGATTGGTAACATCACTGAGatactattatatttttatcaatattttgaatttgagtttttattagtttattttagttagcaatgttttgtcatgtgtattattagtgtttttcaATCTCCATATAgttctttttaattattatttcagtttttacactttaattattattattttagttgaaatgtatttatttcaagtgagaggtttttttttttgtggttttagttttagttcatTACAATAACCCTGGTGGTCTGGTACATATTTTTGCGTTcttttcaataatttaacagtTCTAAGTCATTTATTCTGCCTTTTAAGTAATATaacttctgtttttattcatagtTACAATGCAATCAAAGCGTACACCAAAGAGGGCCGACAGACGGAGCTGAGCGCTGCTGAACACCTGCTGTCCGCCGCCGGAGCAGGTCAGTGTCGCGATCACAGAGTCATTCTCATCccaaaaccacaaaaaaaaaatattatcatcAATATATGTGCTTaaatagtaacactttacatatacacatatattgaATTGAAAACTAAAACTAGCTAAAATAAGTTTTCACTAACACAATATCTCAACTTCACTTAAAAGATGAAGAGCAAGTACTCAAGTATTCCCTTTGTTTTCCTGTATTGCTCATTGATTTTCCTCCGTCAGTCGAAATGATAAAGACGCTGACAAAATGAATTTCAGCACGTCTTTCTAATCAGTCTGGACAGAGAAACTGGAGCATAACGAATGAGGCAGAGCTCAGATATTGATTGGTTGAAAGTCTTCAAGTCTGAAAGACGTCGACTCTCGTGTAAAAATGGGTTGCATTTCGGCTCTAAAGTACAGAGAGCATGAAAATGTaatcaaaatttacaaaattccTAGTAAAACTTTATAATAAGGTGTTTTTTGTCaacattagtaaatgcattcACTCACATCAACTTGCAGTCAGCaatatattttcaaaagcatttttgttaattttaataaaaataaaatataattatagtatcaaactaacaaaaaaaaacttttgaatttaataatgtattagtgagtgttgctcattgttagttcatgttaacttatGAAAACCATGTAGTTTTATAAAAAGTTAtctaattgtgtgtgtgtatatatatatatatacatgaacGTATgtgtatttacatatatatatatatatatatgtgtgtgtgtgtgtatatatgcatgtgtgtatatatatatgtatgtaatgtgtatatatatgtatatatatatatatatatgtatgtatatatatatatatatatatatatatatatgtatgtatatatatatatatatatatatatatctatgtatgtatatatatatatatatatatgtatgtatgtatatatatatatatatatatatatatgtatatctatatatatatatatgtttttatatatatatatatatatatatatatgtatgtatatatatatatatatatatatatgtatgtatatgtgtgtgtgtgtgtatatatgcatgtgtgtatatatatatatgtatgtaatgtgtatatatatgtatatatatatatgtgtatatatatatatatatgtgtatatatatatatatatgcacatatatatacGCACGTATGTTATGTTACAGacatttttgttcatgttcaggTAACTTTACCTTTGGGGGTCAAAAATAtagttataatatataatatagtacagtaatacaaatacagtttaatgacactgaattaaatgttctcAGCGTTGCTGAAATTAAACGAACCCTTATTTTTATAGCCATGTGATTAGCAGAGCAATCTATCACTGGACCAGTAGTCCTTGCCACATCCTAAATTAAATGACCACCGACTAAGTCACGATTTGTCCATTAATATCATAAAAAGCTTTTTGTGACATTAAACGTGATGCAAATTGATCCGGGGGACGGTCAGTATATAATCTAAACTTCAAGCAAAGAGCTCATGTTCAAGAGGATGTGTCACGGGTTTCTCTAATTGAATTAGGCACATCCTTCATTTAAACGACTCGCTGTGAGCCAGTAATGACTCCTTTCATGTGGATCTTGGTTTTACAACAGCTGCCGTTCATTTACTTTATATTCTGTGTCACTGTTAGGGGCGATGACGCTTTCCCTGACCAATCCAATCTGGGTCACCAAAACCCGCCTCGTTCTGCAGTACAGCTCCGATCTGTCTGGGAAGCAGTACAGGGGGATGATGGATGCGCTGGTGAAAATCTACCGGCACGAAGGGATCGCAGGACTCTATCGGGTACAGCTCTTCTGAAAGGGTTTCTATGGCAGCATGCAGGATAATGAACGCTTGTTTTGTGCAGCTGGTGGGTGGATTGTTTCCTTTAACAGGAAATCGTTCAAGCATGAGATTCCACACTGTGCCACTAGGAGGAGCACTTGCATAAGGAAACTAGAAGCATGCATGGGAATATTTGTGATTGTGCTTCAGTTGCATGCTGTtgggtttgtttgtttcatctaGCTGAGTTAACGGTTGTGATCCCTAGGGGTTTGTTCCGGGTTTGTTTGGAACCTCCCATGGTGCACTGCAGTTCATGGCGTACGAAGAGCTGAAGAGAGAATATAACAAATACAGAAAGATGCAATCAGATGCTAAACTGGTTAGTATAAGCAATGCACACAATAGAAATCTCATTGTACAGCAATAAACATTTCAAACTGTAGCTGCattgttgtcacatgaccttATTATTATGTTGCATGTTTAATTTTGAGATTTCTTCCGTTaatgaacatttaaataattcatatgcagAATGAAGGGGCGGGGCCttgttgagttagttagtagtgtgttgaaactggtggttatggtaaggggcgggacatttcccaaacacaacacactgctccagccgaccaatcagagctagggttgcaaaattctgggaattttcaaagctggaaactttccatgggaatatATGTGAATTAATGGGAACAAACAgggaatttgcaaaattgcaggttagcctataacagggtacttaaatgtatttgaaaaaaacatcttgcagcataattttgcttaaaacaaccaattttagttgaattttttttaccCCTGCACATTCCTcaatcacattcacacagcaaACTACTTCCTGCAGGGCTATTGAGGCCACACCccctgcatgcactgtgcattcccccaaaatttgatcaaaaatacataatattgtgaaatataactacaatttaaaataatatttttctattttgatatatataaaaaaatataatttatttctgtgatcaaagctgaattttcagtgtcacatgatccttcagaaatcattctgaatagatgatttgatgctcagttattatcaatgttggaaacagttgtgctgctgaatattttttataacctgtgatattttttttcaggattctttgatgaataaaaatctaaagaacagaatttgtaaaaatatacacTAACTTTCAAAATGTTGGgatcagtaattttttttttttttttaagaaattaaatcaataaataattttattcagcaaggatgtgtgaaATTGATATAAAGTGATATTAGAGTGATATTGTTagaaagaatttttattttgaagaaattcagtttttttttttttttacttttt
The Chanodichthys erythropterus isolate Z2021 chromosome 2, ASM2448905v1, whole genome shotgun sequence DNA segment above includes these coding regions:
- the slc25a32b gene encoding solute carrier family 25 member 32b isoform X1, producing MSPSPSPGSPVPLPLSLQRLFSHVKIENLIAGLSGGVASTLVLHPLDLVKIRFAVSDGLDVRPKYNGILHCMKSIWHQEGLRGLYQGVTPNIWGAGASWGLYFFFYNAIKAYTKEGRQTELSAAEHLLSAAGAGAMTLSLTNPIWVTKTRLVLQYSSDLSGKQYRGMMDALVKIYRHEGIAGLYRGFVPGLFGTSHGALQFMAYEELKREYNKYRKMQSDAKLNPLEYITMAALSKIFAVATTYPYQVVRARLQDQHNTYDGLVDVIRRTWRNEGLLGFYKGMVPNLIRVTPACCITFVVYENVSRFLLDRHQ
- the slc25a32b gene encoding solute carrier family 25 member 32b isoform X2; this encodes MSPSPSPGSPVPLPLSLQRLFSHVKIENLIAGLSGGVASTLVLHPLDLVKIRFAVSDGLDVRPKYNGILHCMKSIWHQEGLRGLYQGVTPNIWGAGASWGLYFFFYNAIKAYTKEGRQTELSAAEHLLSAAGAGAMTLSLTNPIWVTKTRLVLQYSSDLSGKQYRGMMDALVKIYRHEGIAGLYRGFVPGLFGTSHGALQFMAYEELKREYNKYRKMQSDAKLVKFLWKCTGNVPPLIRAHCSSRPIRAHCSFQKEGLHRDRN